In Zingiber officinale cultivar Zhangliang chromosome 1A, Zo_v1.1, whole genome shotgun sequence, the DNA window ggccgccaagggtcctaacaggtGATATCAAAGCAAGGATGTTTCAGGAATCGAATcgatggccggaccgagcatatacccattgaagttcgagggggaattcacgagctggaaaaagagaatgcagctattctttaaaatcaattttgaattgcttttaataatgaagttagTTTTGTAGCGCCCGAaggaaaggaagaataccagtggatgaaGAAAGAGCAGGCTGACTACATGGTAAACGATAAAGCAGAGTTctatctgctgagcgtccttctatcacaaaaagtcaactggatcggcgcctacgactcagcaaaggagctttgggagaaatttctTGAGCTACACAAAGGGACGTCCGAAACTAAGCTCGTAAGACGGGATCTGCTAAGCAACCAGTTAAGTAACATCAAATTGGAAGCAGAAGAAaccgttgcacatcttcactcgagaatgaataaactcatcaccagactcacaaatctcggagaaaatgtaagcaactgagattcgctaaggtacgcgcttaatgcatttcctaaaaCTACAGAGTGGACATCATTaatagatgcttactatatatctaaagatttagaatctattaccttagaagaaatgtttttaatatttgaagtccatgaaatgagatgtgTAAATccgaaggagccaaagcacaacgtTGACTTTAAGGCAaggatggacgaacaagattcagaatcctctcttgaCGACGAAGAAACGATGatgatggtaaggcgatttaaaaaattagttaaattagaaaaactAACAAtttgcagggtagaaagaaaagacgatcagatgctaccactgcaatgaaaaaGAGTatgttaaagacaactgccctacgttaaagatcaaggacaaggacaaaggaaataaCAAAAAGCCTATCCAATCCAACAAATACAAGattctaaaggcgacgtgggacgaacgTCGTCCGAATTGTAAATTGAAGCCATCGTCGGACTTGCGTtagtggcaagtcatcaagaagatgaaaacaaagcaAGCTCGTTTGAAATGACcatcgagagtatcgatgaaggaggagcgacatcgaaagaaagcagtagttcggggagctacggataacgagatcgacaaggtaagtcaggtacgatctcttcctcccgataagttatttaaatttgttaaattattatctaaagacagtgccaaaatagaaaaagaaaataaaaaaataaaattaattctagtcaaatcttgtccattagaagaatatgataaattaaaaatagaaaatgataaaatgaaagtacaaatagaaaacttgaaaaattgtgcatgcttaaatgttaaaaatcaaaataatagaaaatatagtttgaactggtattttaattaccacaaggtacaaattagaaaaatttctcagaaatatatttttaagagatttttaattaatccaattggaaggaacttatattgggttccaaaatcttataTAAGTTAAAATTATAATTGGAATTaacgctttcagcgagaaaattaaatgtttgatttccttaagagactttgtctagaaagtggttgttgctccaataacacAGTCTGtaagccaattaatgaaataaaatatttaactgaCTAATTGACAAAAACATTTAAAtgtaattaaataatgctttaaatagttactcaaacattTTGCAGTGTTTTTAACTTTggatttctttttgaaaatttttatttttttgcaaaacttaaagttttttctaaaattattacaaatttttctaagtgatgtcaaaataattttcaatattttttaaagttttttaaaaaagagttacccttagatttttttttgggtACTCTATTTTTTATGCGATcaaaggggagaagggaagattaagtctaggggggtaGTTTAAcctttttcaaatttttgcacttttattgcaaaatttatctcttttactttatgttagtttaccctagcttaacttgagttgttcacataaaaaaaaaaggagtttGATAGtatcccaaggttattttgatgtgatcaaataaattAGGTTGTGTCCTGCTGTGTTTAatcctgtgtttaagtgtgcagaaacttaggagcacaggatgttgagcaaaagacgcagctagcaagaaggacgacacaggagagagctgacgggcttggtgcgtctgagggacgaggtgctgtggaagagtacgcaggcgaacgagaaggaggcgcacagTATTTCCAAGAGACGAGAAACTAAAAACGgcagcttgctcgagaaggccggaagttgggttcggatgagccctattctgggTGGCCGAGATCGCCTAAGCAAGAGGAACCGGAGCGAAGTCTCGGACCAAGACGAGtgaaaccggagcggaaggctcggattggaaaaagtcaacttggttgactttcctgAGTTCGGtcagtccgggcgcccgaactcctggcgcctggaacccttccgagcgctcggaagcgAATTTTATCTGGATCACATTTGACCATGATCCGTTGTGTAGGGGATACAATTTTATTCTCCTCTAGGCGTCTGGAATCCTTCCAGACACCCTGAATAGGACTATATAAACAACCCTACTCTCAAAACTAAAACACAACAAGAAATATCCAAAGGCATTCAAAGCTTTGAAGCTCTTTCTCATATTAAAGGATACTGTCTTCCTGATAATTGAATCAAACCAAGCAGCATTTCATGTGGGGATGAGTTGGCTGATTTTGTCTACTGGGCTTGCAACAATTCAATACCAGTATTTGATAATATTTTAGACGAGATGAATAAATCAGAAGTAAACATTGTTCGATTGCTAGATTGCTAGAGATGTGGTGAAGTGTAAAAAATATTGGAGTTGGAGTGACTCTAATGTCAATGGAAGTATTGGAAGAGTTTGTGAATGTTGTTCATTTATGCTAAAGACCTGTATGAACTCTAGATTTATCTTATAATGCTGTAAATATCTGTAAAAAAATTAGTTGAATAACCTCTTAATCTTGCCTCACACAATAAATTGTTACAGTCCATTTATACTAGGTGAGACCATTACATTCTTATTCATTAGGTACACTGGATCAATcattatgtttttcttttggatcAGACATTGTTCATGCAATCACACTTATAAGAACATCCACACCAGTTTTTCTATTACTATATGAtcatgtccgagcgctgagtcgacggacacttaggacgtggcactctccgctgtcttcgactggtggtATGGATCTACGacggacctgcaaagaagccgagccgagaggggtttcccggcgacgaccctccgacgctcacgtcaggcaacgaagaagaagaagaacaaggcaatgttactgtggctacagtgatgagaattccatacctccgtcgaagtctaggggtccttatataggaccccggggaggcgcgggcacgcttctcaaTGCGTGCACGCTTATCAatacgtgcacgcttccccaaacatacctcggtagggttgtgtcagaaaagcatgtctgacgtcattccgtAATCGTCTGAGCATatatatcccggatgtgacggtggaaacttccaccgtactaTACTCTATCCGCTCCGGccaccgaccatgctgtttgtcggcggcagatgtctcgaggacgaagttaccagttgtcctttttgtctcctagcgctcttgtctgttcccgggccgagcgtACTAGTCGCTCgacgctcatggcctccgggaatgtgcatacctcggcccgggcggggaagtcctgctcatgtgctcggatggaattgcaCCTTATCGTCCTGCggcccggccgagcggcctatccgcTCGGCCCATAGACTCTTTTTACCTGAGCATCGGGAACCCGACCCCTGGtagggctgtctttcgtccggtccgggaAACCCCTAGCCGAATGTCCGGTCGGCTAGACCTTTGTCCGTTCGGCACGACCTTGGAGTTGAccttcttgaccattgacctccacgtgtcgttgacctcccgccaaggagcgtcccccgtccttaccaccggatcactatatctaaaatttataataaatgactcactttattaaatttagataattactTTTCATTACACATTCCATCAAATACCCTAAAATTttcatcatccttaatttttttttattattttcttctctttcttctattttttattattatatttataaaatgagtggaaggagagagattgaaaagattgagtggaaggagcgagattaaaagaaatattattttatttttagggtagaggattcattccctaaatttagagaatcactattcatcaaatctaaatttagggaataaatAGGGTAACTGATGCAGAGAGTTTTTAGTTACTTTAtccaaaatttaagaaaaaatctTTGGATAGGGTAGCTGATATGAATGTTCTAAATTGTTACGTAGCATAACCTGATTCATTAAATTAACTGGTTTTACTAACTTATCTCCAATTATTGAGTCATCTTTGTAGCAGAAAGGATCATATTACCTTCATTTGGCTCAAAGATTTTTTTGATCTGAGCTCAATAGTTTGTTTACTACTTTACTTCAGACTGATAATGGTGAATTTCTACAGGATGAAACTTGCATGACACTTGTTCAGATTCCAGGCATATTATGGGTTGATATTCAAGCCCTTATTCTTCACAGTGCTAGGAGTACAAAGTAATGCATCAACCTATAGTGAGAACAACTTGCTTTGCGGAGGAACTTTTGTATTTATTGGTGATGCCCTTGGCACACTCGATTCATAATAGCTTACCAGTGAGTGATACTTAACCAATTCTCTCTTGATGTTATTTTTCTTGATATTTGATATCGCGGTTCCTTCCTAATTACTTTGCCTTTAGGCAAAAAAATTTCTGTCTTCCAgaatattttctataaatttccATTTATAGGGCGAACTGTATCAGATAGATTAGATTACTGGGGGCAAAGGCCATATTCCTTCAGATATCTACTTTTCTTGGTGCTCTCGACTCTTGATCTCTATTAGCTGTGTAAGATATTTTTTGGTTTAATATTCAGGAGAACTCTTGTAGTTGCCTTGCTTTGAAACTTTAGAGACTGGCATTTTGATCGTGTTGAATTtgagaaaattctataaaaaagaggagtaaaaaaaaaaatagaatgtgGGTCTTGCCTCCTCCCTTCTTCCACTTAATCCTCTTCGTCTTCCTCTGACAATTGGATTTATaacagagaaggaagaagcattGACTTGTTCAAGTCCTTTTTCATggaggaagaggaaaatagatggCAAAATTGGGTATCAACTAATAAGAGACGTTGGCGAAGTCGTATCAAATGGATCTTGAAGGAGGTTTCCATAAAATTTATGGATACAGTAGATTAATGCAATAATATAAATTGTATATgatattatataaaataatagTTCTAGGGAAACCTTATTTTTCTTCTACTATTAATTGTCCGTCAATATAACTCTATCAATTTTATAcggtaaattagaaaaaaatcccCAATGGTAATCATAACTTTgcatgcaatctccatgtctaaaaaactttgtttccactccctacatgcaaagtattacttgtttcaactccctcatgcaaatattgatatctaaattgcccctcagattttttaggtacaaaaaatcCAAAACTGAGTACAAAAAGTCTGAAAACGAGTATATTttttcttaaagtcagtactttatattaaaaatcgagtatattttctatcaaaattatctcTCTTATTTTTTAGATatcaaaagtctaaaaataagtataattcctgttaaattcagcactttacactataatccAGCACTCTATACTAGGATCAAGTATATTTTTCTATTGAAATTAacccatattttttaggtacaaaaagtcaaaaattgagtacaaaaagtccgaAAATGAGTATAATACTTCTTAaaatcagtactttatattaaaaatcgagtatattttctattaaatttagcacattaaattaaaatcgagtatattttgaggtgaaaaaagaaccgtactcaatttaatagaaaatatactagattttaatttaatatactgaatttaagaggatttatactgatttttagatttttttgtacataaaaatatcatgggcaattagataaatatgtttgactggggagtaaaaaaaaaatttttcatGGATGAGAACTATATGTAAAATTGTATTTATCAATGGAGAGTGCATACAAATTTATCCAATTTTATATGGCTTTCACAAATTCTATTCCTCCCAGCTCCCATATTGATTCTCTGACCATACTGAGGACTTTGTAGGTGGATTTCCagacaaaatctttaaaaaatacaGATAAGGACATTAGGGCGAGCAAATCCTCACAGGGAGCCGGACCCGGAGTCCAAGTGTGATCCACGCTAGATCTTGTGTAGATTCTTACGCGTACAAGTTCGTAATTTTGATATCTGATAGTAGGCCCACGTGGGCCGAATCATGTACGGGTCTCGATGTCTGACATACTGGTAGCTAAACACGAATGCCCACCATCTCTATTCTTTATTCCCACCCCCGCCACTTCCCCTTTCAGAGAAGCTAGCCATGGAGAAGCGCAGTCTCAGCGAGTTGAGGACTTTGGACGACGATTTCCAAGGTCGCACGCGACACATCTTGCTTCGCTTCTCCATTTGATCGTTCTATATGCAAGACTGTTAAATTGATCTGTGCAGAGGTGAGCAGCACGGAGTGGGAGTTCATCGACATGTCAGAGCAAGAGGAAGACCTTGTTCGCAGGATGTATAGACTCGTCGGAGACAGGTAAAGATCTCTCCTATACCTCGTCATCAAGCTGATTCGAGTTAATTTTCTACACGCACTCAGCTGTTTTAATTTGTTAGTAATGATACTAAAAAAATCATCCATCCTCGGGTTCTTTCTCTTTTTATTATCCCATTCAAAAGAATCAGCGACGGGTGCTCTACCATCAGAAGCACTCAATTCCAATGCCTGTAAAAACACAAAGATCACATTAAAGGAGGAGAAGATGGTTGATTGGGCACGATCTTCCATGTCAAAAGGAGTATTAGTAAGTGGCTCAAGAAAAGAGTTTTAATGTTGGTACTCGGACATTCAAGTAAATTAACAGTACCAACTACCAGTAGTATAGTTGTATTGTTCTCCCTTATCTGCTGCATTCATTGGTTAAATATTGAGCAGGTCAGGCTGTTGCCAGATCATTGAATACACGTTGAATGTCTGCAGGTGGGCGCTGATAGCCGCTCGAATCCCTGGGCGCACGCCCGAAGCAATCGAAAGGTTCTGGAAAATGGCTTACGATCCTTGTTTCGCGGAAAGGAGGctgaagagaagaaagagaactTCAAGCAATCATGGAAATGGAGACGCAAGGCAACAGCAGATGCCTACTGAATAACATTAAATAAGAAGGACCAAACTCATTAAATAAGATGCcacttttttaattatattttcagAGAGAACAATCGTGTGAAAGGAGTGTTGATGTTGGATTGGCAAAGAATAATCTCGATCGCGTGACGTGTCCGAATCTTGTGTAAAGGAGTCTGCCGCTCTTGGAATGGTAAGGAACATGTTGTTTATTATGTGGCTGAGATTAATGCTAAGAAAGCTTCCCTTCAATTAGAGGGGAGGTGAGGTGATGGGAGGGTCCTTTGATAATTACTGAAATAGAAACTCTGgtttatggatttttttttcaacaatttTATTCGGTGTTATCAATTCTAAGTACTtaacttttataatttaaaaaacaggtagcatatttttattattttcatggAAAGGAGGGGTATAACGAGAACGTCTGGTGTTTTtagaattatgaaaattaattatgtGAAAATGGATCCCTATTTTTAGTAGTTAGTATCTAACTACTAACTATGAATTAGAAGCTCTTAATTATTAGGatcttgcaacaaaaaaaatgtctttttaaaaaatatatatttttttatttagaataaaGGAGCATTCAGTAATCTAGAATACTAGAGTTTAACATAAAAAGTTTCcgttaatataaaaatatacgaAGGGCAATTATATATATGAttgtaaataaactaagtatttaTAAATAAGTTTGGTGTTTAATTGGGTAAAGTTTTATtttcgttcaatatatataagattaattaaataaataaattttaataattcgttaaattaaataaacaagtttgaacgTATATGTGTTCAACTTACTAACGTTTGTGAATAATATTTATTAGCAATGTTTGTGAACATatttataaatcatatttattaattaatttttattaatatattaaataaataataaaaaaataaaataaaaataaataaataactttaaattaacaaattcaattttcaatcgaacaattaaacaagcttaaattaagaactcgataatatctaaatgaaccaagttcGAATCAAACTTAAGtcaagcttaaattgagagctcaataatatctaaacgaaccaagtttaatagttcataaaaaaaaaaattaagctaaACTTGATCAATCATTTCAAAGTCTTAGTTTATTTTAAACTCATTTCGACTTGACTCGATTaccttattaaataaatttaaacactttaaaattcAACCTAATTATACGTAGTGTTACTGTTTTACAAGTGATCGTTTTCAAAGACTTCAACCTGTGATTTTTAAAtcacataaaataattttaccaCTCTAAGGCTCaacttaattaaatgattttaattaagttgataaaaatacttttaatatataatttttatatataatatttttaattaaattaaatcgatTTATTTTAATGTGTCATGTTAAGATGCTgttttaaggttttttttttttaaagcaaacGGTGCCCAGAAATAACTTTGCGTATTAGGTTTATCGAGGGCGGATCTTCTGGACCCATTTTTAAAGCCCTAGCCTCTCTCGACGAGAAAAAGCCCTAGCCTCCCTCCAGCTACCTCCACCGTCGCCTGCGACACCTCCCTCCGACGTTGTGTCCCTCCAGCGTCGCCGACCTTCCGCGGCGACATCCCTCCCGCGGCCTCCTCCTCCAACGTCGTCTCCCTCCCTGCTGCGTCGCCGACCTCCAGGGACCTCCAGGGACCTCCAACGACTTCCCTCACCTCCAGTCGCGTCCCTCCCGCGGCCTCCTCCTCCAACGTCGTCTCCCTCCCTGCTGTGTCGCCGACCTCCAGTGGCTCCAGCATCGCGCCGACCTCCCTCGTGCGACCTCCAGCCGCCTCCCTCCGACTTCCCTCACCTCCAGCCGCCCCCTCCCTGGACTAGGTAATAGTGGCTG includes these proteins:
- the LOC122010525 gene encoding MYB-like transcription factor ETC3 encodes the protein MEKRSLSELRTLDDDFQEVSSTEWEFIDMSEQEEDLVRRMYRLVGDRWALIAARIPGRTPEAIERFWKMAYDPCFAERRLKRRKRTSSNHGNGDARQQQMPTE